One region of Quercus lobata isolate SW786 chromosome 2, ValleyOak3.0 Primary Assembly, whole genome shotgun sequence genomic DNA includes:
- the LOC115973980 gene encoding 26S proteasome regulatory subunit 4 homolog, which produces MHCTKHILGSEHICIGLNETYWAHAQQEAENTAKDDDVPPAPTTPLHKGLLISTTSLYGVQILNRILHGVWSMQVLSVVGLLQDEVDPMVSVMNVEKAPLESYADIGGLDAQIQEIKEAVELPLTHPELYEDIGIKPPKGVILYGEPSTGKTLLAKAVANSTPATFLNVVGSELIQKYLGDGPKLVRELFRVADDLSPSVVFIDEIDAVGTKSYDAHSGGEREIQRTMLELLNQLDGFDSGGDVKVILATNRIESLDPALLRPGRIDRKIEFPLPDKKTRRRIFQIHTSRMTLADDVNFEEFVMTKDEFSGADIKAICAEAGLLALRERRMKVTHADFKKAKEKVMYKKKEGVPKGSICRWWPVPLAGKYMCILLVIFSF; this is translated from the exons ATGCACTGCACAAAGCACATATTGGGCTCCGAACACATTTGTATTGGTTTGAACGAGACATATTGGGCTCATGCTCAACAAGAGGCTGAGAACACTGCTAAGGATGATGATGTTCCTCCTGCACCTACTACTCCTTTGCACAAGGGCCTCTTGATCAGTACCACCAGTT TGTATggtgttcaaattttgaatCGTATTTTGCATGGTGTATGGTCTATGCAGGTCCTTTCTGTGGTTGGGCTTCTTCAAGATGAGGTTGATCCCATGGTGTCCGTGATGAACGTTGAGAAGGCTCCACTGGAGTCATATGCTGACATAGGTGGGTTAGATGCCCAGATTCAGGAAATTAAAGAAGCAGTGGAGCTTCCTCTTACTCATCCTGAACTGTATGAAGACATTGGTATTAAACCCCCCAAAGGAGTCATACTATATGGGGAGCCTAGCACAGGAAAAACCTTGCTTGCCAAG GCAGTGGCAAACTCAACGCCAGCTACTTTCTTGAACGTGGTCGGAAGTGAATTAATCCAGAAATACTTGGGTGATGGGCCTAAATTAGTCAGGGAACTCTTTCGAGTTGCAGATGATCTTTCACCATCAGTTGTCTTTATTGATGAGATTGATGCGGTTGGCACAAAAAG TTATGATGCACATTCAGGTGGTGAACGTGAAATCCAGAGGACAATGTTGGAATTGCTGAACCAATTAGATGGTTTTGATTCAGGAGGAGATGTCAAAGTGATTCTTGCTACAAATAGAATCGAAAGTCTTGATCCTGCCTTGCTTCGTCCTGGTAGAATTGACAGGAAGATTGAATTCCCTCTGCCAGACAAAAAAACAAGGAGGCGTATTTTCCAG ATACACACATCAAGAATGACATTGGCAGATGATGTCAACTTCGAAGAGTTTGTGATGACTAAAGATGAATTTTCTGGGGCTGATATCAAAGCAATTTGTGCCGAGGCTGGCTTGCTTGCATTAAGAGAGCGCCGTATGAAG GTGACACATGCAGACTTCAAGAAAGCTAAGGAAAAAGTGAtgtacaaaaagaaagaaggggtGCCAAAGGGCTCTATATGTAGATGGTGGCCAGTTCCACTGGCCGGAAAATACATGTGCATCCTCCTTGTTATTTTTAGCTTTTGA